A stretch of the Campylobacter sp. 19-13652 genome encodes the following:
- the lpxD gene encoding UDP-3-O-(3-hydroxymyristoyl)glucosamine N-acyltransferase: protein MKLSEIAELLGIKFNGSDIWIDSINSLKNATKSELSYCDGEKNEELLRQTNAGAILVSEALALSVPEGCVKLIVPSPHLAFAVLSQKYAKPLFAEPALPCDIAKSAKIMPNVHLGSNVSIGEGSVVMAGAYIGDNVKIGNDCLIHPNVVIYNDCVIGDGCHLLANCVIGSDGFGYAHTPDGKHVKIYHNGNVVLEDFVEVGACTTIDRGVFESTIIKAYTKIDNLVQIGHNCELGQGCIIVSQVGLAGSSVLGRNVVMGGQSGSGGHLKIGDFAQIAARAGVSKSLEGGRKYAGLPAVPFEEYYKLQAKILRFFKKLK, encoded by the coding sequence ATGAAACTAAGCGAAATAGCCGAACTACTCGGCATTAAATTTAATGGAAGTGATATTTGGATAGATTCTATTAACTCCCTAAAAAACGCCACTAAAAGTGAGCTAAGCTACTGTGATGGCGAAAAAAACGAGGAGCTTTTAAGGCAGACTAATGCAGGCGCTATTTTAGTAAGTGAGGCTTTAGCTCTAAGCGTGCCAGAGGGCTGCGTTAAGCTAATAGTGCCAAGCCCGCATCTAGCCTTTGCTGTTTTAAGCCAGAAATACGCAAAACCTCTCTTTGCTGAGCCTGCCTTGCCTTGTGATATTGCAAAAAGTGCAAAAATCATGCCAAACGTGCATTTAGGCTCAAATGTCAGCATAGGTGAGGGTAGCGTGGTAATGGCTGGTGCTTATATAGGAGATAATGTCAAAATAGGTAATGACTGCCTCATACACCCAAATGTCGTGATTTACAACGACTGCGTTATAGGAGATGGTTGCCATTTGCTAGCAAACTGTGTCATCGGTAGCGATGGCTTTGGCTACGCTCACACTCCAGACGGTAAGCATGTAAAAATTTATCATAATGGAAATGTTGTGCTTGAGGATTTTGTGGAGGTCGGAGCTTGCACTACTATTGATAGGGGTGTGTTTGAAAGCACCATTATAAAAGCCTACACAAAGATAGATAATCTCGTGCAAATAGGGCATAACTGCGAGCTAGGGCAGGGGTGTATCATCGTGTCGCAAGTCGGGCTTGCTGGTTCTAGCGTGCTAGGGCGAAATGTCGTCATGGGTGGACAAAGTGGTAGTGGTGGACACCTGAAAATAGGGGATTTTGCGCAGATAGCTGCGAGGGCTGGGGTGAGTAAAAGCTTAGAAGGGGGGCGCAAATATGCAGGCTTACCTGCTGTGCCTTTTGAGGAGTATTATAAGCTTCAGGCAAAGATTTTAAGATTTTTTAAAAAGTTAAAATAG
- the flgH gene encoding flagellar basal body L-ring protein FlgH, giving the protein MNFKKNFTKFTFFAFLGLSLAGCTPSADPHIDMKPPAYVEQLPSKERHANIPNPGSLYGRGQNPLFADRKAMNVNDLVTILISENASQTSSGSHSTSKDSTTSLGAGVFGAAAAPLSTVAKQLNKYANINFSAGNSNEFNGTGSSSRTEKFTTTLTARIIKVLENGNYFIEGNKEILINGEKQIMQVTGVIRPYDISQNNQIDSKYIADAKISYKTEGDIDRATRKPWGTKLMEAIWPF; this is encoded by the coding sequence ATGAATTTTAAAAAAAATTTTACTAAATTTACTTTTTTTGCATTTTTGGGGCTTTCTTTGGCTGGATGTACACCTTCGGCTGATCCGCATATAGATATGAAGCCGCCAGCTTATGTAGAACAGCTACCAAGCAAAGAAAGGCATGCAAATATTCCAAATCCAGGTAGCCTTTATGGGCGCGGACAAAACCCACTTTTTGCCGATAGAAAGGCCATGAATGTAAATGATTTAGTAACGATATTAATCTCTGAAAATGCCTCGCAAACCTCAAGTGGAAGCCACAGTACAAGCAAAGATAGTACAACAAGCTTAGGCGCTGGCGTATTTGGCGCAGCAGCAGCTCCTCTTAGTACGGTGGCAAAACAGCTAAACAAATATGCAAACATAAACTTTAGCGCTGGTAACTCAAATGAATTTAACGGTACTGGCTCAAGTTCTCGGACTGAAAAGTTTACCACCACACTTACGGCGCGAATAATAAAGGTTCTTGAAAATGGTAACTATTTCATCGAGGGAAATAAAGAAATACTTATAAATGGCGAAAAGCAGATAATGCAAGTTACTGGAGTTATCCGCCCGTATGATATCAGTCAAAATAATCAAATAGATAGTAAATATATAGCCGATGCTAAGATTAGCTATAAAACAGAGGGCGACATAGACAGAGCCACTAGAAAACCGTGGGGCACAAAGCTCATGGAGGCTATCTGGCCGTTTTAA
- a CDS encoding transcriptional regulator, producing the protein MNSKQIQEYKQLALFLSSTLGDSYEIVLHDVIGQTSNIIAIHNPLSKRSEYSAQAEFIKDIIEKKEYKNNTDKSGFKIQAKDGKTLYGATFFIKDDDKLVGLLCINHDKSEYENIANAIIKLGGINMALQDNISPQITNAKTTSSNIADNLTKEISAVVSEIVGIDIINSNLMPTVEQKKEIIAKLYKNGIFNIKGAISEVAKILKISEPSVYRYMSEIKNTGRQEGLMYYI; encoded by the coding sequence ATGAATAGCAAACAAATACAAGAATACAAGCAACTAGCACTTTTTCTAAGCAGTACTTTAGGTGATAGCTACGAGATAGTATTACACGATGTTATAGGACAAACATCAAACATAATAGCCATACATAACCCCTTATCAAAGCGTTCTGAATATTCAGCGCAGGCTGAATTTATAAAAGATATAATAGAAAAAAAAGAGTATAAAAACAACACCGATAAAAGCGGCTTTAAAATACAGGCAAAAGACGGAAAGACGCTATATGGGGCGACATTTTTTATAAAAGATGACGACAAACTCGTAGGGTTATTATGCATAAACCATGATAAAAGCGAATATGAAAATATAGCAAATGCCATAATAAAGCTAGGCGGGATAAACATGGCTTTACAAGACAATATAAGCCCTCAAATAACAAATGCAAAAACCACAAGTAGCAACATAGCCGATAATCTAACCAAAGAAATATCCGCCGTAGTATCGGAAATAGTCGGCATAGATATAATAAATTCAAACTTAATGCCTACCGTAGAACAGAAAAAAGAGATAATAGCTAAGCTTTATAAAAATGGAATTTTTAACATCAAAGGCGCAATAAGCGAGGTAGCAAAAATACTAAAAATAAGCGAGCCAAGCGTCTATCGATACATGAGTGAGATAAAAAATACCGGAAGGCAAGAGGGGCTAATGTACTACATATAA
- a CDS encoding TrkA family potassium uptake protein, with protein sequence MKTYAVIGLGKFGSYVAKGLMDHNINVIAVDKSYEAVKEFKSVCENVFKLDGSDITALKESGISDADVAVVSIGENVEASILTVMALKEAGVPMVIAKAYNIIHGKILSKIGANRVIYPERDSAKRLVGDFLQNPAFEIIDITNTIKSARFVIGGELNGVSLGELDKKLKDAKIVAHKHEHWNMQLDFSVALTSGDTLVMVGTEDAINEFIAQYY encoded by the coding sequence ATGAAAACTTACGCTGTTATAGGGCTTGGTAAATTTGGCTCATATGTGGCTAAAGGACTAATGGATCACAACATAAACGTAATAGCGGTTGATAAATCATATGAGGCAGTAAAAGAATTTAAAAGCGTGTGCGAGAATGTCTTTAAACTAGATGGCTCTGATATAACAGCGCTTAAAGAAAGCGGCATAAGCGACGCTGACGTAGCAGTCGTAAGTATTGGCGAAAACGTCGAGGCTAGCATTCTTACAGTTATGGCGCTTAAGGAAGCTGGCGTACCTATGGTAATTGCAAAAGCTTATAACATAATACACGGTAAAATTTTAAGCAAAATCGGCGCAAACCGCGTCATATACCCAGAAAGAGACAGCGCAAAGAGGCTTGTGGGGGACTTTTTGCAAAATCCAGCCTTTGAGATAATAGATATCACAAACACCATAAAATCCGCACGCTTTGTTATAGGCGGTGAGCTAAATGGCGTAAGCCTTGGTGAACTTGATAAAAAGCTAAAAGACGCAAAAATCGTCGCTCATAAGCACGAACACTGGAATATGCAGCTAGATTTTAGCGTGGCTTTGACAAGTGGCGATACTTTGGTTATGGTGGGTACCGAAGACGCTATAAATGAATTTATAGCGCAATATTATTAG
- the pta gene encoding phosphate acetyltransferase translates to MKNLYIISDLNLEEAKSALNSKFKNVGVYKVELTDVDKKHLKQGKEKEVMTRLIDEFDAFSTKFEATIVVGVAGFSVFEPLTLNLKIAKNLNTPIYDKDAADLNIINKNSKLLISAEIDEILNTTQEILTPARFENMLLKRAIEANSSVVLPESEDPRVIKAAAILLEKGIKIVLLGERVAIDTLANELGVDVSKAEIINPLTSEHTAKFGEKIYELRKHKGMELDKALALAKDRTYFATMLVQEGLVGAMVSGANTTTADTIRPALQIIKTDPKSPLVSGMFFMALEEEVLIYADCAITPNPDPDALAGIAISSYNTAKSFGINPRVAMLSYSTGESGTGASVDAVKAAAAKVRELAPDMALAAPIQYDAAVDMAVASKKMPNDPVAGKANVFIFPDLNCGNITYKAVQRSANALAIGPILQGLRKPVNDLSRGALVEDIVNTVIISAIQAKQ, encoded by the coding sequence GTGAAAAATCTGTATATTATATCAGATTTGAATTTAGAAGAGGCAAAATCGGCTTTAAATTCTAAATTCAAAAACGTAGGAGTGTATAAAGTCGAGCTAACAGACGTGGACAAAAAGCACTTAAAACAAGGTAAAGAAAAAGAGGTGATGACTAGGCTCATCGATGAATTTGACGCATTTTCAACTAAATTCGAAGCAACGATAGTGGTTGGGGTTGCTGGCTTTAGCGTATTTGAGCCGTTAACATTAAACTTAAAAATAGCAAAAAATTTAAACACCCCTATTTATGATAAAGATGCGGCTGATTTAAATATCATAAATAAAAACTCAAAACTTCTAATCTCAGCCGAGATTGATGAAATACTAAACACAACTCAGGAAATTCTAACCCCAGCTCGCTTTGAGAACATGCTTTTAAAACGCGCAATAGAGGCAAACTCGAGCGTAGTACTACCTGAAAGCGAAGACCCTAGGGTGATAAAAGCGGCTGCAATACTGCTAGAAAAGGGTATAAAAATAGTCCTGCTAGGCGAGCGTGTAGCGATAGATACTCTGGCAAATGAGCTTGGTGTAGATGTCAGCAAAGCAGAAATTATAAATCCGCTAACAAGCGAACATACAGCTAAATTTGGCGAGAAAATTTATGAGCTAAGAAAGCACAAAGGCATGGAGCTAGACAAGGCTTTAGCTCTGGCTAAAGATCGCACATACTTTGCCACCATGCTAGTTCAAGAAGGATTAGTAGGAGCCATGGTAAGCGGGGCAAACACCACAACGGCTGACACGATTCGCCCAGCACTTCAAATCATAAAAACCGATCCAAAAAGCCCATTAGTATCTGGAATGTTCTTTATGGCGCTTGAGGAGGAGGTGCTAATCTACGCAGACTGTGCTATCACGCCAAATCCAGACCCAGATGCGCTAGCTGGCATAGCAATTAGCAGCTACAATACAGCAAAATCATTTGGCATAAATCCTCGCGTAGCCATGCTAAGCTACTCTACTGGCGAAAGCGGCACAGGCGCTAGCGTAGACGCAGTAAAAGCAGCAGCCGCAAAGGTACGAGAGCTAGCCCCTGATATGGCACTAGCTGCGCCTATTCAGTATGACGCAGCCGTCGATATGGCCGTAGCTAGTAAAAAAATGCCAAACGACCCAGTCGCAGGCAAGGCAAATGTATTTATATTCCCGGATCTAAACTGTGGCAATATCACATATAAAGCCGTCCAGCGTAGCGCAAATGCCCTAGCCATAGGTCCGATTTTGCAAGGCTTACGTAAGCCAGTAAATGATCTAAGCCGTGGCGCACTCGTGGAGGATATAGTAAATACAGTAATAATAAGCGCAATTCAAGCAAAACAGTAA
- a CDS encoding GGDEF domain-containing protein: MINIKEKKPVFMWGKEFETDISRIDTEHRYLIEIINKIGDLLSSSSIDTVKINDIFKDLLDYTKYHFSNEEMLAKEYGVDQRHMALHKNEHRNFIQKITELYSALNPENIKFEAKELLDFLVHWLTFHILGMDKNLASQMKLIKSGKTPQEAFDAVNNSQSEQVDTLVKSFNNIFDILIKYNEELLGLKTSLEQKVKERTAELEVANEKLRQIALNDELTKLANRRSTMNELDRYIDKFNKNGDIFSIIMLDLNDFKRINDTLGHDAGDRLLIKIAQAIKDGVRTDDIACRLGGDEFIIICPNTDKDGAKNVAGKILQSINEIKVQLPNQIWHANSSIGIATISNELSDKMEILKAADAKMYKNKQS, translated from the coding sequence ATGATAAATATAAAAGAAAAAAAGCCAGTTTTTATGTGGGGTAAAGAGTTTGAAACCGATATTTCTAGAATAGACACGGAGCATAGATATCTGATAGAGATAATAAATAAAATAGGAGATCTGCTCTCAAGCTCATCAATAGACACAGTAAAGATAAATGATATCTTTAAGGATCTACTTGATTATACAAAATATCACTTTAGCAACGAAGAGATGCTCGCAAAAGAATATGGTGTAGATCAAAGACACATGGCACTACACAAAAACGAGCATAGAAATTTTATACAGAAAATAACAGAGCTTTATAGCGCATTAAATCCTGAAAATATTAAATTTGAAGCAAAAGAACTGCTTGATTTTTTGGTGCATTGGCTTACATTTCATATACTCGGAATGGATAAAAACCTAGCCTCTCAAATGAAACTAATAAAATCTGGAAAAACACCTCAAGAAGCATTTGACGCGGTAAATAACAGCCAAAGTGAGCAAGTAGATACCCTTGTAAAATCTTTTAACAATATCTTTGACATACTTATAAAATATAACGAGGAGCTTTTAGGGCTTAAAACCTCGCTAGAACAAAAGGTAAAAGAGCGCACAGCGGAGCTTGAAGTAGCAAATGAAAAGCTAAGACAAATAGCTCTAAATGACGAACTTACAAAGCTTGCAAATAGGCGCAGCACTATGAATGAGCTTGATAGATACATAGACAAATTTAACAAAAATGGAGATATTTTTTCTATTATTATGCTTGATTTAAACGACTTTAAAAGAATAAACGACACACTAGGACATGATGCTGGAGATAGGCTTTTAATCAAGATAGCTCAAGCCATAAAAGATGGAGTACGCACAGATGATATAGCTTGCAGACTAGGAGGAGATGAGTTTATAATAATATGCCCAAACACAGATAAAGATGGCGCCAAAAACGTAGCCGGCAAAATACTACAGAGTATAAACGAGATAAAAGTACAGCTACCTAATCAAATCTGGCACGCAAACTCAAGCATAGGCATAGCAACAATAAGCAATGAATTAAGTGATAAAATGGAGATACTAAAAGCAGCAGACGCAAAAATGTATAAAAATAAGCAGTCTTAA
- a CDS encoding acetate kinase, giving the protein MKILVLNSGSSSIKFQLFLMDKNESIASGLVEKIGEKESYAVLKANGQKYERNQPIANHQQGLEIVSELMKEAGVLHDLSELDGIGHRVVHGGETFKDAALVDSTVTKEIEDLISLAPLHNPANLDGILTAIKSTEGKVPNVVVFDTVFHQSMPEYAYRYAIPLDTAKKYGVRKYGFHGTSHKYITERAAKFIGKPLNEFNAITLHLGNGASMSAIKGGKSIDTTMGLSPLEGLVMGTRSGDIDPAVLFYLVRQGELKADINELDTFLNKKSGMLGIYGSNDMRDVENNMDKDANAKLAFDMFCYRIKKYLGSYYAVLGGNVDAIIFTGGIGENSNLVRAGVTDGLELLGIGIDHKENDDFSKRGTERSISKAGMRVNTLIIPTNEELEIALETKRLISK; this is encoded by the coding sequence ATGAAAATATTAGTTTTAAACTCAGGCTCTAGCTCTATTAAATTTCAGCTATTTTTAATGGATAAAAATGAGAGCATAGCTAGCGGTCTAGTAGAAAAAATTGGTGAAAAAGAGAGCTATGCTGTACTAAAAGCAAATGGACAAAAGTATGAGCGAAACCAGCCTATCGCAAACCACCAACAAGGGCTTGAGATAGTAAGCGAGCTAATGAAAGAAGCAGGCGTACTACATGATCTAAGTGAACTTGACGGCATCGGACACCGCGTCGTACACGGTGGCGAGACGTTTAAAGATGCAGCCTTAGTAGATAGCACCGTAACAAAAGAGATAGAGGATCTAATAAGCCTAGCTCCACTACACAATCCAGCCAACCTAGACGGCATACTAACTGCCATAAAAAGCACAGAGGGCAAGGTGCCAAATGTAGTCGTTTTTGATACTGTATTTCATCAAAGCATGCCAGAATATGCATATCGCTACGCCATACCACTAGATACGGCTAAAAAATATGGCGTGAGAAAATATGGCTTTCATGGTACTTCACACAAATACATCACAGAAAGAGCAGCTAAATTCATAGGTAAGCCTTTAAATGAATTTAACGCAATCACCCTACACCTAGGTAACGGCGCGTCCATGTCTGCTATAAAAGGTGGCAAAAGCATAGATACCACCATGGGGCTAAGTCCGCTTGAGGGTCTAGTAATGGGCACAAGAAGTGGCGACATAGATCCAGCTGTGCTATTTTATCTAGTAAGACAAGGCGAGCTAAAAGCAGACATAAACGAGCTTGATACATTCTTAAACAAAAAAAGCGGTATGCTAGGAATTTATGGCTCAAATGATATGCGTGATGTGGAAAACAATATGGACAAAGACGCAAATGCAAAGCTTGCGTTTGATATGTTCTGTTATCGCATTAAAAAATATCTAGGCTCATACTATGCAGTCCTTGGCGGCAACGTAGACGCTATCATATTTACAGGTGGTATCGGTGAGAACTCAAACTTAGTGCGTGCTGGCGTAACAGACGGACTTGAGCTGCTTGGCATAGGCATAGACCACAAAGAAAACGACGACTTTAGCAAGCGTGGCACAGAGCGTAGCATAAGCAAGGCTGGAATGCGCGTAAATACGCTAATCATACCTACAAACGAAGAGCTAGAAATCGCTCTAGAGACAAAGCGCCTAATCTCAAAATAA
- the ilvN gene encoding acetolactate synthase small subunit, giving the protein MRRLISVIVLNEHGVLARISGLFAGRGYNIDSLTVAPIPESDFSRLSIVTNGDERVLEQIVKQLHKLIPTYKVIEDASFVEKEMALVKIPLSEDFAGLDAILKGYNGSVANSSDEFIVVMVVDDASRIDSFLKTVKKFNPIDIVRGGSVIMDM; this is encoded by the coding sequence ATGAGAAGGCTAATATCTGTAATAGTTTTAAACGAGCACGGAGTTTTAGCTCGTATTTCTGGGCTTTTTGCTGGGCGAGGGTATAATATTGATAGCCTTACAGTCGCACCCATACCAGAGAGTGATTTTTCTAGGCTTAGTATAGTTACAAATGGCGATGAACGCGTGCTTGAGCAGATAGTAAAGCAGCTTCATAAGCTTATACCTACTTATAAGGTAATAGAGGATGCTAGCTTCGTAGAAAAGGAAATGGCGCTTGTAAAAATTCCTCTTAGTGAGGATTTTGCAGGGCTTGATGCGATACTTAAGGGCTATAATGGTAGTGTTGCAAACTCAAGCGATGAATTTATAGTCGTAATGGTTGTAGATGACGCAAGCCGCATAGATAGCTTTTTAAAAACTGTGAAAAAATTTAACCCCATAGATATAGTCCGTGGTGGTTCTGTAATTATGGATATGTGA
- a CDS encoding acetolactate synthase large subunit yields MKELNGSQMISEALRLEGVEVVFGYPGGAALNIYDETYKQDHFRHILTRHEQAAVHAADGYARASGRVGVAFTTSGPGFTNAITGLATAYSDSVPLVLISGQVGRALIGTDAFQEIDAVGISRACVKHNYLVRSIEELPRIIKEAFYIARTGRPGPVHIDIPKDITAEIGLFEYPNEVSMPTYKPTYKGNSKQIKKAVAAIKSAKRPLAYIGGGAISSNAAEPVRKLLAMSGIPAVQTLMALGVLRDDDSLNLGMAGMHGSYAANMAISECDLLISLGARFDDRITGNTAEFAKGAKIIHVDIDPSSISKIINADYPIVGDLATVVNQIMDELNSDAGIDPSLYAPWRDTLDKFKALYPLDFDDSEGVLKPQWVIKQTAQIVGDEAIISTDVGQHQMWVAQFYPFNSPRQFLTSGGQGTMGYGLPAALGAKVAKSANAVINFTGDGSILMNIQEMMTAMADDIPVINIVLNNNFLGMVRQWQTFFYEHRFSSTDLSLQPDFAMLAASFGGVGYRVKTKDEFKKALKEALDSKKPAIIDVVIDRFENVLPMVPAGAAIYNMILDDKGKR; encoded by the coding sequence ATGAAAGAGTTAAACGGCTCGCAGATGATTAGCGAGGCATTGCGACTTGAGGGCGTTGAGGTCGTGTTTGGCTACCCTGGTGGCGCAGCGTTAAATATCTACGATGAGACATACAAGCAAGATCATTTTCGTCATATACTCACTCGCCATGAGCAAGCAGCTGTGCATGCAGCAGATGGGTATGCTAGGGCGAGCGGTCGCGTCGGAGTGGCCTTTACCACTAGTGGTCCAGGCTTTACAAATGCAATTACTGGGCTTGCGACAGCTTATTCTGATAGCGTGCCTTTGGTGCTTATAAGCGGACAAGTGGGGCGTGCCTTAATAGGTACTGATGCCTTTCAGGAGATAGATGCGGTAGGCATTTCGCGCGCCTGTGTGAAGCACAACTATCTAGTACGTAGCATAGAGGAGCTGCCTAGGATAATAAAGGAGGCGTTTTATATCGCACGTACTGGACGCCCAGGTCCTGTGCATATAGACATACCAAAGGACATAACCGCTGAGATAGGGCTTTTTGAGTATCCAAACGAGGTGAGTATGCCTACTTATAAGCCAACTTACAAAGGAAATTCTAAGCAGATTAAAAAGGCAGTTGCGGCGATAAAATCAGCCAAACGCCCACTTGCTTATATAGGCGGCGGTGCTATATCCTCAAATGCCGCTGAGCCTGTGCGAAAACTCCTAGCTATGAGTGGAATTCCAGCCGTGCAGACACTTATGGCGCTTGGCGTTTTAAGAGATGATGATAGCTTAAATTTAGGCATGGCTGGCATGCACGGAAGCTACGCTGCAAATATGGCTATTAGCGAGTGTGATCTTCTTATTTCGCTTGGTGCGCGCTTTGATGACCGTATCACTGGCAATACTGCTGAGTTTGCCAAAGGCGCAAAGATAATTCATGTGGATATAGACCCTAGTTCCATTTCTAAAATCATAAACGCCGATTATCCTATTGTCGGAGATTTAGCCACTGTGGTAAATCAAATCATGGACGAGTTAAATAGCGATGCTGGTATAGATCCTAGCCTATATGCGCCTTGGCGAGATACGCTTGATAAATTTAAGGCTCTTTATCCGCTAGACTTTGATGATAGCGAGGGGGTTTTAAAGCCTCAGTGGGTGATAAAGCAAACTGCCCAAATAGTAGGTGATGAGGCTATAATCAGTACAGATGTAGGGCAGCATCAGATGTGGGTGGCGCAGTTTTATCCATTTAATAGCCCTAGGCAGTTTCTTACAAGTGGAGGGCAGGGTACTATGGGGTATGGTCTACCTGCTGCACTTGGTGCAAAGGTGGCAAAGTCTGCAAATGCGGTGATAAATTTTACAGGAGATGGCTCGATACTTATGAATATACAGGAGATGATGACGGCTATGGCTGATGATATACCTGTTATAAATATCGTGCTAAATAACAACTTCTTAGGTATGGTTAGGCAATGGCAGACGTTTTTTTATGAGCATAGATTTTCTAGTACGGATTTAAGCCTGCAGCCTGATTTTGCTATGCTTGCTGCTAGCTTTGGCGGGGTTGGCTATAGGGTAAAAACAAAGGATGAGTTTAAAAAAGCCTTAAAAGAAGCGCTTGATAGTAAAAAGCCAGCTATTATTGACGTCGTTATTGACCGCTTTGAAAATGTCTTGCCTATGGTGCCAGCAGGGGCTGCTATATATAATATGATACTTGATGACAAGGGTAAAAGATGA